The Couchioplanes caeruleus nucleotide sequence ACGTGCCCACCCCGGCCCAGAGCGGGGCGGGCGCGGACCGCGCGCGGGTTCGTCCGGAGGCGACCATCGAGGCGACCGTATCCGCCCGTGACCAGCGATGCACGTGGGAGCCGTGTGGTCGGCGGATATCCGGCAGACAGTCGGGAAATCGAGCATGGAAACGGACAAAAAAGACGTCTATTGCGTACGCAAAAAGCGACCCGCGCGGACCGGCAGTGTCCGCACGGGTCGCCCCGGAATTGCGCGTTGTCGCTATCGACCGGCCAGCAGCCGGTTGACCGCCGCGTCCACGTCCAGATGATCGGACTCCCGGCCCCGCGGAACCACCACATAGGTGCGCCGCAGGAACCGGACCAGAACGCTGCGTGGTACTTCGAACAGCGCGTTGCCGTCGGGTGACGACAACGCCAGGGCGACGAAGTCCCCCCGTGGCGTGGCCCACGGCCACACCCGGACGTCTCCGATCCCTGCGGGCTCATCGAGCCCGGTCACGAGGAGTTCCCGCGCGAAGGACCAGCTCACGGCTTCCCCACCGGCTGATTCTGCGTGGAACAACACGTGCACCGCGTACGGGTCGGCTGGGTCGTACCGCAGGCTGGCACGCACGGGCAGGGCCGTGGCGTCAGGCGCTACGAGCCGCAGCGAGGTTTCGACCTCGACGGTCGTTGGACGAATGGTACTCATGGACGAACTCCCCCCGGCACCGCTGCGAGGCTGGTGAACCCCGCGTTTCCCATACTCAGGTGATCCCTGTCATTACGCTCCGCCATACGCTGATCTCACCCAGTAGTGGGAAGACGGTTCCGATAAGCTCTCCGGACGAGCCGTAAAACGGTATCTTGTCCTGTTCTGCCCAAGTACTCGGTTCCGCCCGGCGTCGGGTGGTCCAGCAGTTGACTCACTCCGGTAACGTCCATTCCTCCCGGGTAGTGACGGGGGAGCGGAACACTAGGGGATGAAATGACCGGGAGCCCGCGATCTTTGCCGTGAAAGTGAACGAGATGTCCCAATCCGACCCCGTGACCGATTCGCCGGCCGCCGGTCACGCACCCCGGGGCGTCCTCGACCGGATCCGCGCCAACCCCACCGGCCGCCTCGCGCTGCGCATCGGCGTCGGATTCCTCGGCACCATCGTGGTCGCGATCGGCATCGTGCTCATCCCGTTCCCCGGCCCCGGCTGGGCGATCGTCATCCTCGGCCTTGCCATCTGGGCGGTCGAGTTCGTCTGGGCCCGCCACCTCCTCCAGTTCACCAAGCGCCACGTCCAAGCCTGGACCCGCTGGGTGCTCCGGCAGTCCCTCCCGGTGCGCGCGGTGATCGGCCTGGTCGGCTTCGTCTTCATCTGCGGCGTCGTCTGGCTCTCGGTCAAGCTCACGATGGGCATCAACCTGGCTACGGAGATCCGCGACTTCCTCGCCGGCGGCTGACGGCCCGGCCCGCGCCGCACCCGGGCCGGCGGCGACGCGCCGACCCCCGGGTTCGCGTGGGGGAGGGCCGGTCCGGTACAGTCTGCTGCGTCCCGGGCGATTAGCTCAGCGGGAGAGCGCTCCGTTCACACCGGAGAGGTCACTGGTTCGATCCCAGTATCGCCCACCACAGTTGGCAGTGCGCGAACCATCTGGTTCGCGTCACGGTCGGTAAGGGTCAGCCCATCGTGGGCTGGCCCTTCGTCGTTTCCGGCGCGCGGGAGCTTAAAGATGGGTCGGACGGTGTCGTCCGCGATGATTGTGATCTCGTGGATCAGGGTTTCAAAGAGTGCCTTGCGGGCGTTGTGCGTCTCGTTCGCGAGGATGTGTCGGATCTGAGTCCGTACCGCTGCCAGGTCAGCTGGCGTGAGCGCCTCGGGTGGCTGTTCGAGGTCGAGTTCGAGTTCGGATTTGCGGGCGCGCAGTGCCTTGGCTTGGATCTTGAGGGTGTCCAAGCGAGCGCGGATCTCGGGTGCGTCGTCGTCGAGGGTGCCTTTCTCGAAGGCGGTGAGGTAGCGGTCGACAGCACCGGCGTTGTCGCGGATCTCTTTCTTGACGGTGGCGAGCTGTTCACGTTTCGCGGCCGTTGAGCTGGCATGGGTTTGCTGGAAGCGGATGATCGCGTCGGTGATCAGTTGGTGGCCGGTTGTGTAGAAGTCGAGCAGGGCTTCGCTGATGGCGGCTTCTAGGTCGTCGGCGTTGAAGCGGTGGATGTCGCAGCCGGCCTTGTTGCCGTAGCGGGCGCGGCTCCAGCAGGTGTAGTAACGGTAGGTCTTGGAGCGTCCGGTTGCGGCGGTGCCGATGTAGCCGCGTCCGCATTGCGGGCAGCGGATGAGCCCAGTGAGGATGTAGGAGGACGGGTTGGCGGCGCGCTGCCCGATCTGGGCGGAGCGTCGACCGAGGATGTCCTGGGCGCAGTCGAACTGGGCCGCGCTGATGAGCGGTTCGTGGGCGTCGGGTACGACGATGTCGCGGAAGGTCTTCTCGCCACGGTAGGTGCGGTTGGTCAGGATCATCTCAACGGTGTGCTGCGACCACGGTTTGCCGAGCCGGGTACGCAGTCCTTCGCCGTTGAGGCGTTCTGCGATGGTCTTGGTGCCGAGTCGGTCCGTGGTGTAGAGGTCGAAGATCCTGCGGACGGTCGCGGTCTCGGCTGGGTTGGGAACGAGTTTGTCGAGGTTGCGGTCGATGTTGTAGCCGAGAGGGCGGGCCCCGCCGGTCCACAGTCCCTTGGCGGCCTTGCGTTCCATCCCGGCGATGACGCGGTCGATGATGGTCTCGCGCTCGAACTCCGCGAACACGCCAAGCATCTGGACCAGCATCCGACCGACCGGGGTGGCGGTGTCGAACGGCTCGGTCGCGGAGCGGAAGGCCACGGCGGCGTCGGCGAGTTCGTCGAGCAGGCCGGTCAGGTCGCGCAGGCTGCGGGAGAACCGGTCCACCCGGTAGACCAGCAGGGTGTCGAACAGGCCGGCCCGTGCAGCACGAAGCGCTTTCTGGAGTTCCGGGCGGTCGGTGCTGGCCCCGGAGGCGTCATCGGAGTAAACGGCCACGATCTCCCAGTCCCCCGGCTGGGACGCGACGAAGGCGCGGAGCTTGGTTTCCTGCGCTTCCAGGCTGAAGGGCTGGTGGTCCTCGTCGGTGGAGCGGCGAAGGTAGATCGCGATCCGGCGGCTGGTGTCATCGATGATCTGTCGGACACGGGAGGATGTACGGGTTCGTTTAGCCATGATCATCACCTCAAGATCATTTGTTGGTGGGGGTGTCGACCGTCGGTCCATCCATGGCCGGGGTCAAGCCACGTACAGGGGCTGGAAACGGCGAACCCGGCGCCGGGATGCTCTGCCTGTCAGAGGTTCCGGCGCCGGGCGTGGCGTTGTGCCGCTAGTGATTGGTGTCGGGCTGGTGTTCCTGCCACCAAGCGGCGATCATCGTGGCGAGCGCGGTGACCGCCTGTTCGTAGTCGTCGGGTGTCATCGGCACCTCGGCCGGGGCCAGCACATGCACATGCCTCGTTCGGTTACGAGACTGGCGTGTGTCGGAGACGTTGTACGGTGCCCGGTCATCCATAGGCAGCTCGGCGGTACGGCGTCCTATCGACGTTGAGGTACCGGTTCGGCACGGTCGAGTCGGTCATCGTCAAGCTCCTCTCGATGGGCACGAGAAAGCCCGCCGAGCGGATGCTCGGCGGGCGTGTTGTTGGGTCAGGTCTACGGGTGTCTATGCGCGAGCGTCGCCTCGCCAATGTGGCGTCATGGCGTACGCCTCACGTGCGGGTGCCAGAGGGCGCGTTCGCCTCAGATCCTCGTGAGCCACCGCGTGAATGCGTTGTCTGGGGCGGCTTCGCGGGCGGTGTGAGCGGTCGCGGCGAGGTGCCACCAGATGAGCGTGATGACGTAGGCCGCGGCGAGATAACCGATCGTCCTGACAGCCACGACCAGGGCGTACCCGGGAACCACAATGACGCTGATCGCGATGCGGAGGGCGAGGTGTCGGGTGGCGGTGGCAGCGGTGGCAGCTCCGAGCAGGGCGGCACCGATCGCGGCGGTGAGGCCGACGACGCCGGTGAGGTTCGTGGGGAAAGTGAGCGTGTAGGCGGAGCGGACGAGATAGACACCGGCCACCGCAGCGGCGATGGGCCAGACAGGCGGCCGCATGCGAGGCAGCCAGTCACCGAGTCGCGCGGCGGGAACGTGCGGGGAGACAACGGCGATAATCGCCGCGCAGGCAGCGATCGGGG carries:
- a CDS encoding TIGR02611 family protein; this translates as MSQSDPVTDSPAAGHAPRGVLDRIRANPTGRLALRIGVGFLGTIVVAIGIVLIPFPGPGWAIVILGLAIWAVEFVWARHLLQFTKRHVQAWTRWVLRQSLPVRAVIGLVGFVFICGVVWLSVKLTMGINLATEIRDFLAGG
- a CDS encoding SsgA family sporulation/cell division regulator; translated protein: MSTIRPTTVEVETSLRLVAPDATALPVRASLRYDPADPYAVHVLFHAESAGGEAVSWSFARELLVTGLDEPAGIGDVRVWPWATPRGDFVALALSSPDGNALFEVPRSVLVRFLRRTYVVVPRGRESDHLDVDAAVNRLLAGR